One window of Diabrotica undecimpunctata isolate CICGRU chromosome 8, icDiaUnde3, whole genome shotgun sequence genomic DNA carries:
- the LOC140448857 gene encoding uncharacterized protein, translating to MAEWPTNYGAELRILQTNVGRARLSHDFALASSTEGRYDLLVAAEPNPTLVRNWGWFVDDAGVVGVHICNRKLRVYGIDAHICYISVRMERLKLVCCYISPNIVVGEYENRLNAIMEEVRRLGKRCVVLGDFNIKSAKWGSPITDTRGQMLMKWIGALDLVVLNTDLEPTFVRGDSRSYIDVTLATQGTARCVKDWAVLAEYTGTEHQFIGF from the coding sequence ATGGCCGAATGGCCAACGAATTACGGTGCTGAGCTGAGGATTCTCCAGACGAATGTGGGCAGAGCGAGACTCTCACACGATTTCGCCCTGGCTTCCTCCACTGAGGGGAGATATGATCTGCTCGTGGCGGCGGAACCGAATCCCACGTTGGTCAGGAATTGGGGCTGGTTTGTGGATGACGCTGGTGTCGTCGGTGTGCATATCTGTAATCGCAAATTAAGAGTGTATGGGATTGACGCTCACATATGCTATATATCGGTGAGAATGGAGAGACTGAAACTGGTCTGCTGCTATATTTCACCGAATATAGTGGTAGGTGAGTACGAGAATAGGTTAAATGCAATTATGGAAGAGGTGAGGCGACTGGGTAAAAGGTGCGTGGTGCTCGGCGACTTCAACATAAAATCTGCGAAATGGGGCTCGCCGATCACTGACACTCGGGGTCAAATGTTAATGAAATGGATCGGCGCACTAGATCTAGTGGTTTTAAACACAGATTTGGAGCCCACATTTGTGAGGGGCGATTCCAGATCATACATCGACGTCACCCTCGCTACGCAGGGAACCGCCCGATGTGTCAAGGACTGGGCAGTACTGGCGGAGTATACCGGCACGGAGCATCAATTCATCGGCTTCTAG